GGCTGGAGGCCTACCGGGCCGGAGCGGCACCTCCCGTGGTCCTGGCGGCCACCCACGAACGGGCGGTCGAGGTCGTGCCGCTGGAATCGCTGCGCGAGCACGCCGTCGACGTTCCCGCCGACCCGAGCGCACTGACCTGATCCCCGAACCCGTGACGAAGAACTGCGCAGGAGTCGAGGCCGGCACCTGAGACGGCGCCTCGGGAGCGCCGGGGCCACCTCGAGCAGGTGGCACCACCACCTGCCCTGCCTGCGTGCGACCCATCCGACTCACGCCCCGAGCCACGCGCTTTCCAGGCTCAAAGCACCCGGACCGGACCACCTCTTCGGCAGAAGTTCGCGGAGCACGGCACCGGTCCGCGGTGTCCGGATCCCGTGAACGGAGTACACGGCATGAACCCAGAGGACCGACTGCTGATTCTGCTGCGACACGCGAAAGCGGACCGGCACTCCTCGGCAGGAGACCACGAACGCCCGCTGGCCGAACGCGGCCGAACCGAGGCTCCGCTGGCGGGGTCCTGGTTGCGGGAGCACGGTTACACCGTCGATCGCGTGATGTGTTCCACGGCCGCCAGAGCACGTCGAACCAGTGAACTGGCACTTTCCGAGATCGACGACTCGCCCGGGGTGTTCTTCGACCGCCGGATGTACGGCGCGGACGTGGGCGGGCTGCTGGAAGTCGTCCACGACCTTCCGGAGGAGGCCCGCACGGCCGTGCTGATCGCCCACAACCCCGGTCTTCAGGAGATGGTCGGGCTGTTGACCGGTGAGGAAACCGAGCTCAGGACCTCGGCGATCGCCGTGCTCCGCTTCCGGGGCACTTGGAAGGACGCGGACGCGGGTCGAGCCACCCTCGAGGCCGTGGCGACCCCGCGGGCACAGAGCGGGGCGTGACCGGCGGACACCGCCTGCGGCCGGGAACGGGTCACGGAGCTTCGGCGAAGTACTTTCGCGGGTTGTCCACCAGCATGGTGTGGATCTGCTCCTCCGTGACTCCCCTGGCGCGCAGCGCGGGCAGCACTTCCCGGCTGATGTGCAGGTAGTGCCAGTTCGGGGCGGCTCGTTGCAGTTCTCCCTCGTCGAACCAGTCGATGAAGCAGGAAGTGTCGTGGGAGAGCACCACGCTGGTGGCGTATCCCCGCTGAACGAGCCGGACCACGGTGTCCACCCGCTGCTCGAAGTCCAGCACGGCGTCCAGCCCGAAGCGGTCCATGCCCAGCAGGCATCCCGCATCGGCCAGCTCCGTCAGGTAGTCGAGGTCCGTGGTGTCCCCGCTGTGCCCGA
The sequence above is a segment of the Actinopolyspora saharensis genome. Coding sequences within it:
- a CDS encoding SixA phosphatase family protein, whose translation is MNPEDRLLILLRHAKADRHSSAGDHERPLAERGRTEAPLAGSWLREHGYTVDRVMCSTAARARRTSELALSEIDDSPGVFFDRRMYGADVGGLLEVVHDLPEEARTAVLIAHNPGLQEMVGLLTGEETELRTSAIAVLRFRGTWKDADAGRATLEAVATPRAQSGA